From the Bacillota bacterium genome, one window contains:
- a CDS encoding DUF3780 domain-containing protein, with amino-acid sequence MANGRKAEGFGFVPSEAVHHFLVTIPASKKDYVYISEQFTWDESEERRKLSLALGNGDDKMRVILPRSKWDALAEPVQEEFNRRLKKNGLKTGRWKAGQIPVSRLLGKELVLLAWAVEDADPALIPVAVKNWLGLTPEERWWLFTMTNAATGHAVTGRNRGWRKAVRFALTENPVTDYQTEVRQDLFSLLMEDGLPWSSYKVCKVPKAGGEQ; translated from the coding sequence ATGGCGAACGGACGCAAGGCAGAAGGATTCGGTTTTGTGCCGTCCGAGGCGGTGCATCATTTCCTGGTCACTATTCCCGCTTCCAAGAAGGATTATGTTTACATCAGCGAGCAATTCACCTGGGACGAAAGTGAAGAACGTCGCAAGTTGAGTCTGGCACTGGGTAACGGGGACGACAAAATGCGGGTAATCCTTCCCCGTAGCAAGTGGGATGCCTTGGCCGAGCCGGTGCAGGAAGAGTTCAACCGGCGGCTGAAGAAGAACGGGCTGAAAACCGGACGTTGGAAAGCCGGCCAGATTCCCGTGTCGCGGCTTCTAGGGAAGGAATTGGTGCTCTTGGCTTGGGCGGTCGAGGACGCCGACCCGGCCCTGATCCCGGTGGCCGTCAAAAACTGGCTTGGGTTGACCCCGGAAGAACGCTGGTGGCTCTTTACTATGACCAACGCCGCCACCGGTCACGCTGTCACCGGGCGTAACCGAGGTTGGCGCAAAGCGGTTCGCTTTGCCCTCACTGAGAATCCGGTAACGGATTACCAGACCGAGGTGCGCCAGGACCTCTTTTCGCTGCTTATGGAAGACGGGCTTCCCTGGAGCAGCTACAAGGTCTGCAAAGTGCCTAAAGCGGGGGGTGAACAATGA